In Silene latifolia isolate original U9 population chromosome X, ASM4854445v1, whole genome shotgun sequence, the following proteins share a genomic window:
- the LOC141619271 gene encoding glucan endo-1,3-beta-glucosidase-like — translation MVSHCSVPMPVFVTMVVMALSLFCLHSAEAQIGVCYGRNGNNLPSEQQVVNLYKSKGIGFMRLYDPDQSALQALQGSGIQLLLDVPNDQLQNIANNPSQANQWVQNNVAPFASSIRYIAVGNEVQDPNKPFVLPAMQNIQNAINAANLGGKIKVSTAINSAFVANTVPPSNSVFGDTSFMSPIVNFQKSNGSPLLVNIYPYFSYTGDEKDIQLNYALFTAPGTVVTDNGNGLQYQNLFDALVDSVYAALAKAGGSNIPIVVSESGWPSDSGDSATVSNAGTYYRNLINHVKNGTPRKPGRLETYLFAMFDENQKPGAATEQHFGLFTPNQQPKYGQLNFGS, via the exons ATGGTTAGCCATTGTAGTGTTCCAATGCCGGTTTTCGTCACCATGGTGGTCATGGCATTGTCATTGTTCTGCCTACACTCGGCAG AAGCACAAATTGGAGTATGTTATGGAAGGAACGGCAACAACTTACCTTCAGAGCAACAGGTAGTGAACCTCTACAAATCGAAAGGTATCGGATTTATGCGATTGTACGATCCAGATCAATCGGCTCTTCAAGCATTACAAGGTTCAGGCATACAACTTCTCTTAGACGTCCCTAATGACCAACTCCAAAATATAGCTAATAATCCATCCCAAGCAAATCAATGGGTCCAAAACAACGTCGCGCCTTTCGCGTCTTCCATCCGCTATATCGCGGTAGGGAACGAAGTCCAAGACCCCAATAAACCATTCGTCCTACCCGCCATGCAAAATATCCAAAATGCAATTAACGCGGCCAATTTAGGAGGAAAAATTAAGGTCTCTACCGCGATAAATTCAGCATTTGTTGCAAACACGGTCCCACCCTCTAATAGCGTATTTGGTGACACGTCGTTCATGAGTCCTATAGTAAATTTTCAAAAGAGTAACGGGTCACCCTTGTTAGTTAACATATACCCTTATTTTTCGTACACTGGTGACGAAAAAGATATTCAATTAAACTACGCATTATTTACTGCCCCTGGGACCGTGGTAACTGATAATGGCAACGGGTTACAATACCAAAACTTGTTCGATGCACTAGTGGACTCAGTCTACGCGGCCTTAGCTAAGGCCGGTGGATCAAATATCCCGATTGTGGTGTCAGAGAGCGGGTGGCCTTCAGATAGTGGTGATAGCGCGACAGTGAGCAATGCCGGGACTTATtataggaatttaattaaccatgTTAAAAATGGGACGCCTCGGAAACCAGGACGACTTGAGACATACTTGTTTGCTATGTTTGATGAAAATCAGAAGCCTGGTGCAGCGACTGAGCAGCATTTCGGACTTTTCACTCCTAATCAGCAACCCAAGTACGGCCAACTCAACTTCGGCTCGTAG